agGTATGCCTTTTTATACTTTCTCCTTACAGCAAAAGATTTGATATAGTTTGAGTTATCAGCATGATGCCAGGTTGGCTGGCTTATTCATAATTTCAGGAGTCTTGTTAAAAAAATTGACATTCTAGTAGACATCTTCACATTTGTGGAGCTGTTAGACATGCCTGTAGACTTTGATTTCCAAAATGAATATATCTTGTTGGTCTTGCTTGGTGCAGTTGAATGAGAGTtggttaaatttaaaaaaaatacaaaaaaaattattacattaaatgatatacatgatgctcacatatgAACTTGAACCCGAGCAACAATGCACTAACCAATCGGATGTCTCAGTAGAGACAAACTTGGTTAAAAAATGTTTGGAATATTACACTTGGACTAAATAGGTCACTAAATGTGATTTTGACGTAAACTCCATGAGCAAAAGTTATCTTTTATGATGCATTTAAATAGAAGCCAGTTTCGTCTTGGATCCCTATAAAGACCATCCTGTGTTGGTCTCTTGAATTAAAGGCTACAGATTATTCAGTTCCTTGAATTTTATGAGGCACATGATACACTTTGCTTTAAAATAGTTATAGATATGTCAAATTACCGTCATTATTTCTGCAGACAATCATAATGCCCCTCTGCCACAAAATCTGTTGCCTAAACATGTTTTTGGATCTTTAATTTATAGGATGAAAGGAGTAAGAGTTGGCGAGTCCAAGCTGTGGCGGTTTCTCCAGACATGTTCGAGAGCCGAAGGCCCCTCCCACTTGCTTGGAGGGGCTTGAGAGATGATGAGCTTTCAGAAAAGTCTGGCATTCCTGGTTGTGTCTTTGTCCATATGGGTGGATTCATCGGCGGAAATCAAACTTACGATGGAGCTTTGGCTATGGCAAGAACTGCTCTTGGATCATATTGATCGAGCAGTTTTGTTCAAAGTCAAGACTAATGTGATCTCGTCAGAAGGCCAACCTAATACGCCTTCATCTTAAATTTTCTCcgagctttttttttctttacaaaaaCTTTTGAATTGTAAAATGGTCCATTTAAGCGACATGCCCAGACGTTAAAGCATTAGGTGTTTACGATTCGAGAAGCATTAGTAATTGTTTTGGAAGTTCGATAATGATGTTTATTTGGTGCTTTATGGTTATCTTTTTATGTTATCTATCTTCAGCTTTTCTAGTCATAAAACCTACAACTTCGATAAGATGTATTAATTGCATATTAGATGTTCGTACAAATAATGATTTACTCGTGGAGTAGTTGGTTTTAAGATTCGAGAAGCACTAGTAATTGTTTTGGAACTTTGATAATGATGTTTATTTGGTTATTTATGGTTATCATCTTATATTATCGATCTTCAGCTTTTCTATGGTAAAAAAACCTACGACTTCGATAAGATGTATTGATTGCATATTATATGTTCGtataaataatgatttaaaaCTTGTGTGACATTCCCTACATATTCCGTAcaaataatgataaataatatctGTTTATATTATTTTCCCTTCATTATGGACTTGAAAATGGGAGTCTCCATTATCCAAAGAACAGTTGAAGTCGTCCATGTCGAGTCATCTCAATAGGTTTTAGATGAGGGTAACAAAGCATTAATATTCTATCAAATacgtaataatatattattatatcatgAAAATAATATGTATAAACAATATGTAATTGTTTTTCTTGCACAAACATTATTGGCTCGAATACCGTTAAATATTTATGATGCTATTTGTCATAGATTGGGCGTGACCAGCGTTTCCGCTACCATTGTAACGACATGAGCATCTTGTAAGCCCATCGCTTAGGCTCGCATTCCCTCTCTCTAAACTTTTGAGCGGAGgaagccgaagaagaagaagaagaggaggaaggaacgaTGGAGGTGTTCTACTACGTGGTGTTCGGCGGGCTCGCCGCAGTGGCGGCGGTGATGGAGCTGAGCAAGACGAGCAAGGACCGGATCGCCACCTCCTCCGCATTCAATGCCTTCAAGAACAACTACTGCCTCGTCTATTCCCTCATGATGGGTTCGTCCACCCTCCCCTTGGATCTTGCCTCTTATCCCCGAAACATTGACACCGGGATCGGAAAGCTTCTTTAGACTTCTCGATTTCGTTCTTTTCTTACGGTTCTCACGCTTGCTCAATCTGTGGCCATGTGGTTTCTTGCGCGGTGTTCGATGTTATGGCGCTGTAGGATCTTGATCGCTTATTGTTATCGGATAGCAATTAGGATCATCTGGACTTCGCCGATCTTGTTATCGGATGATATTGGCTTCAATTGCCCGTTAAATTGTTCATGTCAGACCGGAAATTGGACTAATCTTGATCTTGATTTGGTTGTTTTCAGCCGGTGATTGGATGCAGGGTCCTTACGTCTACTATCTCTACAGTCAGTATGGCTTCGACAAGGGAGACATCGGGCGGCTCTTCATTGCAGGATTTGGATCTTCTATGCTGTTCGGGACGATCGTTGGATCTTTGGCTGACAAACGGTGAAACTTCTCTCGTCGATTCTTTTGCCCCTTTTTTCCCTCATCAATTACTCGAGTTCTTTATGAATAACGTCGGGGAATGCTTCAATCGGATGCAGCGGTCGGAAGAGGGCCTGCATCACCTACTGCATAACCTACATTCTAAGTTGCATCACGAAGCATTCTCCACAATACAAAGTCTTGCTGTTGGGTCGAATACTGGGAGGGATTGCTACGTCGCTGCTCTTCTCGGCTTTCGAGTCATGGCTTGTTGCAGAGCATAACAAGGTGAGTATGACCAACTACTAACTAAGCGTTAAGGTTGTGTCGCTCTAGTTTTACAGGATATACTCAGGTTTTGCTGAAAGCTGAAATTATTCATAAGATGATGTGTTGATTTTGTAGGAATGTGATACACATGCCTATTTGTCTCTTCCAAGGAAACTTGCCATTCTCAGATGCAGTAGACATGGCTCTCTTTTTATATTCTTTTCTATAAGATATCCTTATACATGAACACACTCTCACTTATTGGACATGATCCttccttttttgttcttttagaTTTGTTTTCACAAATTTCATGTCGTTGGGATATTACACTGTTGTTGTTCGATTAGCGGTTTTCACATGTCACATTGATGAAAGCAGGAAGTTGTTATCACCCAAAGTAGGTAGCAGAAACTATTCTATGAAAATGAACTCATTTGTCATCGAGTCACAACTGACTACCGATCCTTGAAAAGAGATTCATTTTTTTCCTTGCTATCCAAATAGTTCGTTTTGCATATCTGCAGGAGTACCCTAATGGTTAAAACATAGTGTGATCAATCAGAGGTCAAGACTTTGAATCCAATAAGCATCATGAATCATATCTACTATTTTTGTTCCAGATTTAATGAAATGACTTCTAGATCCAACTGTTTCCAGCATCATAGGTGATGTAAAACCAGGAGAAATACCTCAAATGTAATTAGAAGAATAAGAATGAACATTTTGCAGCGGTTAAGTTACAGAATCTGACCAGGCTTTTTGTTATAGGATGCCTATGAAATCAATTTTCTTGTTTTGTGTGCAAGATATGAATTGACATCCCCAGAATGGGATCCAAACTGCTGATCCATTAGAATAACTAGAGGCACTAGTACACTGGAAATTTGTGTAATGGCAAAGTTTACTAGTTCATGTTCTGATGAAGTGGTTGTTTCACTTCTGCAGAGAGGTTTTGATCCACAGTGGTTATCAGTGACTTTCTCAAAGGCTATATTTCTTGGCAATGGTCTTATCGCCATTGTTTCTGGACTTTTTGCCAATTTATTGGCTGATAACTTAGGATTTGGTCCCGTGGCTCCATTTGATGCTGCTGCATGCTTACTTGGCATAGGCATGGCCATCATCTTGTCATCATGGAGTGAAAACTATGGAGACCCTTCTAATAGCAAGGACTTGATTACACAGTTCAAGGGTGCTGCTGTGGCCATTGCTGCTGGTAAGTGTGTTATATAACTTATATTGGCAACAAAAGAATACCTCTTGATTCAAGGCCCATCATTTGTTGACATTATTGCGCTTATAACAGATGAGATAATTGCTTTGCTGGGTGCAATACAATCACTTTTTGAAGGTTCTATGTACACCTTTGTGTTCTTGTGGACTCCTGCTTTGAGCCCAAATGATGAGGATATACCTCATGGCTTTATTTTTGCCACGCTTATGTTGTCTTCAATGTTGGGAAGCTCCATAGCTTCTAGGCTAATGGTCCGTTCCACTCTTAGAGTCGAATTTTATATGCAGATTGTCTTTGCAGTCTCTGCCTTCACTCTACTGCTTCCCCTCATATCTAACGTAAGACTCTTGCTTGGTTGTGCTAATTTGATAGTCCTTTTGCTTTCCTTTTGTGGTCTGTCAGTATGTGACTTCAATGCTAATAATGCTAAACAGTTCTTTGTAGCTCCTACCGTGAAAGGTGGCAGCATATCTTTTAGTGGTTGTGTCCAACTTCTTGGTTTCTGTGTCTTCGAGGCCTGTATTGGCATATTTTGGCCATCAATGATGAAGATGAGATCCCAATACATTCCTGAGGAGTCCAGGAGCACAATTATGAACTTCTTTCGCATCCCCCTCAACATTTTTGTGTGTATCATACTCTATAACGTAAGCATCAAAACTTTATAATATGATATATCCTGATATAATGAATTTAAAGTGATTATTTGACAgcgtaatatgaaaagaagaatgTTTCTAGTTATCGTTGCTGTATTAATTGCATCATAATTGCATTTGCAAATAAAGGAGAAGCATTGCTATGTTATTATGTATGAGAAAACTATGTCCGCAAATGCCTAACTTTTGTTTTTATGCTGTTTTAAAGGTAAATGCTTTCCCAATCAGTATCATGTTTGGGATGTGCTCTATTTTCCTTTTCATGGCCTCGGTCTTGCAAAGGCGGCTCATGGTGGTTGCTGAGACCCACAAATCAAGTAATATACATTCATCGGTTGTGTATGATCATGAATTTTTCTAAACCAATCTTTTTGATTGGCCAATTTTTGCCATGCAAAATTTTCACCGTGGATAATTTCTTCTGCAGAGCCACATGATTGGACAACTCTGAAGGAGAAGGATAGTGAATCAGACATGCTGAGTATCCAGATCTAGATGAGCATTCAACCGAAGGTTACTCCACTCATcaaaccaaagaaaaaaaaaagcaaagaacTTGATGGCATTGGACAGACATACTTGAGAGGTATCCGCACAATAGAAGAAATGCTGTCTTTGGTTCTCTACTTGCAGTAACATAGCTTAGATGTATAGGGCTATTCACGCTAAGTAAAGCTGACCTAATGGGGTCATTCATTTGTCATACATTCTATCTCCTAATTGCAATGTGGTGGAGACATTTTGGGATGCTTCAGTCTGTTTCTCGAGTAGTCATTCAGTACTTGGTGTCTGTTGCCAATGTTGGCCATTTAGTTAAACGAAAAAAGAAATCTTTTTTTGTGGAAAATTTTAAACGATTTATGGAACTTAATACTCTGATCATCATTTCCGTTTGCATAAGTGCATGCAAATATGTTATTactgaaaaaagaaggaaaaactgGTTAAAGTATTGACATTTGTTGATGCATGAGCATTTGTAAATGCATGCATCAGAATATCTTATGTTAGTAGCTGcacgatgacttgtttggattgcaTTTGTTCCTATCTTTGCACGCATAACAGGGATTCCAGTCTTGTTCATTGATGTCAAACACTGTATACACTTTCACTACACCAAGGAACATATAATACCCATAATTTGGTGAATGTAGGAATAAGCCAGCAAACAGCACTGAAATTGAGCACATGATCACATGTTCAAGACCAAATTCTATAGTTCCAACAGGTTATGTTAATAACTAAAGGACAGAGACTTGACAACTTTACATGGTTAGAACAAATAAATACGACAGTTGCACCTGACCGACATTTTTTGTGCACACATGATGCCATTGCCAAATCTATGAACCACACCTTCAAGCCTAGACATTCAATCGCTGCACATGTATCACCACAAACCTCCTATCTATCTTCTGTGGCATCCATGTCTGGCTGCCTTCCTCAACATTGAATGGTCATGCGTCCCCAATCATGCGCCATCCTGAAGGCAGGACGCTCATCTCCAAAACTTCAAATGCTGCACTTGAGATACATCTGGCTTCAAGCATTTATAGAACTACTAATGGATCACTGCAATCTGTCGGATAAACTAACTGGAATAGACAGGAGATTGATGATGACTTGGGAACATCGGAGCTCCTTTGTTAACGACCTTAGTTGCCAGATCACCAGATCGCAAACAGCTGTTTTGTTGTAGAAGTTGAATGAGTGACAGAAATATATCCATTCTAGTCACCTCCCGGTTTGCCTACAGTGGAATAGAATCATAGTTGTCACTAATGAACATGCAATATATAGAGCACGTAAAAGTTTATTTGTTCTTGCTTCAGGTGAAACCTACCTCAACCAAGAACCTCGCCCATATTTTACATTCACGAATTTCCATTACACCCTTTAATATTATCAAGCCGA
Above is a genomic segment from Musa acuminata AAA Group cultivar baxijiao chromosome BXJ3-4, Cavendish_Baxijiao_AAA, whole genome shotgun sequence containing:
- the LOC135635961 gene encoding uncharacterized protein LOC135635961; translated protein: MEVFYYVVFGGLAAVAAVMELSKTSKDRIATSSAFNAFKNNYCLVYSLMMAGDWMQGPYVYYLYSQYGFDKGDIGRLFIAGFGSSMLFGTIVGSLADKRGRKRACITYCITYILSCITKHSPQYKVLLLGRILGGIATSLLFSAFESWLVAEHNKRGFDPQWLSVTFSKAIFLGNGLIAIVSGLFANLLADNLGFGPVAPFDAAACLLGIGMAIILSSWSENYGDPSNSKDLITQFKGAAVAIAADEIIALLGAIQSLFEGSMYTFVFLWTPALSPNDEDIPHGFIFATLMLSSMLGSSIASRLMVRSTLRVEFYMQIVFAVSAFTLLLPLISNFFVAPTVKGGSISFSGCVQLLGFCVFEACIGIFWPSMMKMRSQYIPEESRSTIMNFFRIPLNIFVCIILYNVNAFPISIMFGMCSIFLFMASVLQRRLMVVAETHKSKPHDWTTLKEKDSESDMLSIQI